A region of the Myxococcus stipitatus DSM 14675 genome:
GGAAGACGCTGCTCGCGTCGAGCGGCACGGACACCTGGGCGAGCTGCTCACCCGACATGCCGTCGCCACGGGCTTCCCAGCCCACTGCCGCGCCTCGCAGGACCGCGAAGGCCGCGACGTAGTCGAACGTGCGGCGGCCGAAGCGCAGCGCCACGTCCATCAGCTTGTCGCGGTCCTTGGTGGACTCCTTGAGGGCCGCGCGCGCCTGCGCCAGCGTCCAGTCCGGCACGTCCTGGTTCGTGGACGACGGAGGAGGGCGGGCTTCCGGCTCGGTGGAGCGCGCTCGCCCCGGCGCTGGCGTGTTCGCCTTGCCGGGGTTGGGGAAGACGATGAAGGCGGGCTCGTTCGAGCGCTGCGGAGCGTTCGTGGTGCCCGAGGTTCCGAAGCGGAGCGTGGAGGGCGTCGGTGCTTCGTGGGTGGCCGACGCGGACGGAGGACCCGGAGGCCAGATTTGCGGAGGGAGCCCCGGCTGCGCGGGCGACGCCGGCGGCCACACGGACGGCGCGGGACTGGTGTCCTGTGCGCCTGGGCGAGGAGCCGATGCGGAGGGCTGAGGGCTCGTGCGCTGTGCGGGGCTCGTTGCTGGCTGCGTACCGTGGGCGGTGTTGGCCGCCACGGTGCGAGATGCGGATGCGCTCGCGGAGCCCATGGCTCCGTGCTGTGCGGCGCCCGTCATCCCGGGCTGCTGTGTCGTGCCTGCGGCCCCGTGCTGAGCTGCTCCTGTGGCACCGGTGTGCTGCGCTTGCGGTGCTGCACCGGCTGTCCCGTGAGGGGGCTGCGGTGCGGAACCCGTGGCCGCGTGGGAGGGCGGCTGCGAGGAACCTGTGGTCCCGCGAGGGGCGTGCTGCGCGGAACCCGTGGCTCCGTGAGAGCCCGGTTGTGCGGAACCCGTGGCTCCGTAGGGCGCGGACTGCGCGGAACCTGTGGCCCCGTGAGAGGCTGGCTGCGCGGAACCCGTGGCCCCGTAGGGCGCGGACTGCGTGGAGCCTGTGGCCCCGTGGGACGACGGCTGTGCAGAGCCCGTTGTGCCGTAGGGCGCGGACTGTGCGGAACCGGTGGCCCCATGGGAGGACGGCTGCGCGGAACCCGTGGCCCCGTGAGAGCCCGGCTGCGCGGAACCCGTGGCTCCGTAGGGGGAGTGCTGCGCGGAGCCGGTTGCTCCGTGAAGGGGCTGCTGTCCAGTGCCCGTGGCCCCGTGACCGGACGGCTGTGCACCGCCCGTCGCCCCCGGGGTCCTTTGCTGCGTGGAGCTCGTCGCACCGGGCTGCGTGGCACTCGTGGCCGCGGAATGGGCCGGAGGCTGAGCGGCACCCGTGGCTGCCACACGCGCGGCTCCGGACGGAGGCGCTTGGGTGGTCGACGCAGCTCCCTGCGCGGAACCCGTGCCGACCGCGCGGGACGCTGACTGCGCGGTCTCCGCCGAAGCTCCCGGCATCGACGCGTGCGCGGGCGTGGCGGTGAGCACGGGCGGCTGCGCCGGGCGGGACGTGTCGGGCCGGGACGGCTGTGAGCCCCCCGGCATGTTCAGGCGCAGCGGCGCTCGGACGAAGGCGGGAGGCGGCGCGGCCGCCGTATCAGGGGGCGGAGGCGGCGGCGGGCGCTGAGGGTCTCGCTGCTCGGGCCGAGCGGCGGAACGGACCTCCGAGGCCACCGGCTCCTTGGCCACCGACTGGGCCAGCCGCTCCACCATCTCCACCGTGAGGGACTCCTCGGGGGGAGGCGGGGGCGGAGGCGTGACGGGGAGCTGCTGCTCCGGGTCCAGCGCCGCGACCAGCTGAATGAAGCGCGGAGCCAGGGGCTGGCGGTAGATGGTGGAGATCCACTCGCGGATGCGGATCTCCGTGGCCACCCACAGCTCCAGCGGCTTGCCGAGCAGGAACCCGACCTCGTCGAGCTCCTTCTTGGGCACCGGATACGCGCAGGCGACGTGCAGCGTCTGGCCGTCCAAGGAGAGCGGCACCACGCAGAGCCGCTCGGCGATCTTGGGCGGGATGAAGGAGGCGACCTCCGCGTTGGGCTCGAAGTCGACCAGGTTCACCGGACGGAAACCCGACACGTCTCCGAGCAGCGAGAGCACATCCGCCTCGCTCGAGAGCCCCTGTTCCAAGAGGACCGTGTCCAGGTGCCCGCCCTGGGCCTGCTGGTGACGCAACAACTCTCCCGCCTTCTCCTGGGAAAGGAGTGTGCGGGAGACGAGAAGCTGAGCAAGGCGGGCGGGCATGGAGACGCGGCATCTTACGGCCGCGGCCGCAAGGCACAATGAAGCGGTGGGTCAGCTCGGTTGAACGACGAAAGTGGACGTCAGCTTGTCATGGAGCGTCTGTCCACGGCGATCAAAGAGCGCCATCCAGAATCCGCCCAGGAAGAGGACGAAGGAGACACTCGAGAGCATCGCCCGGACGATGGCGCGCCCCGGGGCGGGGGCCAGCCCGTGTGTGTCCACCAGGCGCAGGCCCAACAGGAGCCGTCCGAGTGTGCGTCCGTTCCAGAGGAAGGCCGCCACCGCGCAGTACACGAGCGCCAGGAGCAGCACGAGGAAGAAGCCCGGCAGCAGCACTGTGTGCAGAGCCCGCAGCCAGGCGACGAAGCCGTCCAGACCGGACAGGCCGGCTTCCGGGGACTTCACGCCCGTCACGGAGGACGCGAGGGTGATGTACAGCGCCGCGACGCCGCCGATGGCCGCCGTGTCGATGGAGAAGGAGAGCAGCCGCCGCCACAGGGAGGCCGGGCGCGCGTGGACCTCCGCGACACCGGGCTGGGAGCGGGACGGCGCCGCCTGCGGGCGAGGCTTCTCGGCGCGGGGCGTGGCCTGCTCCATCACCGGCAGCCCCGGGGCGGGAGCCACGGACTGGAGCGGGGGGAGGCTGAAGGAGGCCGGGTCCAAGGGCTCCATCGGGGGCAGACCCGAAGAATCCGCCTCCAGGTGGAGGTGACTCGAGGGGGCCTGCGCCATCTGGGGCAGACCCGACGCGGCCGACTCCGTGCGAGCCACCCCTGGCAAGGCGGCCGACAGCGGCGCCTGGCCCGGAGCCGCCGCCATGGGGGGCTGGCCCGACGCGGGGGCCATGCGAGGCAGGCCCGTCGAGGACGCCGCGGGGTGCTGCCCCTCGGAGGCCGCCAGGTGCGACGGTCCGGAGGAGGGCATGTGCGGCAGGCCCGAAGTCGCCGCGTGAGGCTGTGCCGAGGTCGGCATCTGAGGCTGCGCCGGAGTCCCCATGCGCTGCTGACCCGAGGCCGCCGCGTGCGGCAGGCCCGAGCCCCCCACATGCTGCTGACCCGAGGCCGCCATGCGCTGCTGACCCGAGGCCGCCGCGTGCTGCTGCGCCGAACCCGCGGCCTGCGGCAGACCCGAAGCCGCGTGAGGCTGAGAACCCACGGCCTGCGGCAGACCCGAAGTCGCGCGAGGCTGAGAACCCACGGCCTGCGGCAGACCCGAAGCCGCGTGAGGCTGAGAACCCGCCGCGTGCGGCAGCCCTGCCGCTGCGTGAGACGGCGCCGAACCCGCCGCGTGCGGCAGACCCGAAGCGGCGTGCTGCTGCGCCGAACCCGCCGCGTGCGGCAGACCCGAAGCCGCCGCCTGGAGGTGCCCCGCGGGCCCCATCCGGGGCAGGCCCGACGGCGCCGGAGCCTTGGGCTCGGTGAAGGGTGTGCCCGGGAGGGTGTCCGCGACGGGGCTCACCGACTCCGGCCCCACGACGGGAAGCGCCGGACCCGCCGCTGCCCGAGCACGCGCGGCACTCGGCGTCCCGTAGGCGGGCGTCATCGGCGACAGGGACGGCTGCACCGAGGCCGGCGGGGGCGGAACATTCAGGGGGAACCCACTCCCCCCCGGCGCCTGGGGCTGTGCCTGGGCCCAGGCGGGCTGACCGGAGGCGGGCCGGGCCGCGGGCGTCATGCCCGGGGGCGTGGGCCTCGCGATTCCGGGCGCGTTTCGCGGCGTGGCCACTCGCGGCTCGGCGGGCGGCGGAAGGGGACCGGCGAGCGGGGCCACGGCGGGCGGCGGCGCGGGGCTGCGCTCAGCGAAGGCGGGGCCCTCGGCGCGGCCGGGGGCCCGGCGGTCGATCATGAGGTCCCGGTCGAGGAAGCTCGGCACGCCCGGCAGAGTGGTCTGGGCGGCGGCCTTGGCGCAGGCGGGGCAGTCTCCGACGGGCGGCAACAGCGCTCCGCACTTCATGCACTTGGACAACGGGCTCCTCCGGGCTGACGACGGCTTGCGCCATGAAAAAACGTCCGCACCGAAGGAGCAAGAAAAGTGGCGTCCCCCCATGGTCCCTCGGTCGAGGAACCGTCAGGGGCTCGTCACCGAAAGGCGTCCCCGTGTCCCCTGGGGGACAACCCGCGTGGGACGCCTCACGCTAGGCGTGGACCCGGCGCCGTCCCACCGCGCCCACGATGAGCAGCACGACGATGGCGCCCACGACGGACATGATGAGTCCCGCTGGCCGCAACTCGAAGAGGCGCCCGTCGCGCGAGAACAGGGACCCCACCAAGCCACCGAGCAGCGAGCCGACCATGCCCAGAAGCGTCGTCGCCATCAGTCCCATGCTCTGCTTGCCCGGGAGAATGGCACGCGCGATGAGCCCCGCGATGAAGCCAACGATGATGAACGCGATGATCCCCATGAACCTTTCTCCTGTTTGTGGGGACCCCAGAGGTCCCTGACGGCACAAACGTAGGAATCGCCCTGGGAACGTGGGAACCCGGGGGGAACGAGCGCTCGGCTCCCCTCCTGCTAACCGAGGTCCCCATCGAGATGCATCATCACCGCGAGGGCCGCCAGCGCCGCCGTCTCGGTGCGCAGGATGCGAGCCCCCAGCGTCACGGCGCGAGCCCCCAGCGCCTTGAGCGCCTCCACCTCCTCTCGCGCCAGTCCTCCCTCGGGGCCCACCACCAGCGCCACGGGCGTGCCCGCGCCCGCCGCGCGGAAGGCCTCCCCCAGCGGCACCGCGGACTCCTCCTCGTCCAGCACCAGCACCACCGTGCCAGGGGCCAGTCCGCGCGCGGCCGCGGTCAGCGGCAGCGGGCTCTCCACGCGGGGCACGTCGTCTCGGCGGCACTGCCGCGCCGCCTCCTCCACGATTTTCGTCCACCGCGCGGTGCGCTCCTGGGCGCGGCGGGGCTCCAGCTTCACCACGCTGCGCACCGTGTCCACGGGGAGGAAGGCGGCGGCGCCCAGTTCGGTGCCCTTCTGCAGCACCCACTCCAGCTTGTCGCCCTTGGGCAGCCCCTGGAGCACGCTCACGGCGCGGCGCGCGGGGGCCTGTCGCACGGGGCCCAGCTCCACACGCACCGTCTGCGGGTCCACGCCCACCACCCGGCTGACGAAGGAGCGGCCCTGGCCATCGAAGACCTCCAGCGCGTCGCCTTCGCCCAGGCGCAGGACGTGGATGACGTAGTGGCGACGGTCGCCCGTCAGCGCCACCTCGGCGGGAGCGGGGTCCGGAATGGGGACGAAGAGGCGAACCACGAGGCGTTCTCCAGCAGGGCGGGCTGGAAGGACCAGGACCCGCGTCGGGGCGGCGACTTCAACAGCAAGCCGCCGTCCGACGCCAGGGTTCGCTGGAGCCCGGTGCCGCTCAGGTCGCCAGGGGCGCCGCCGGAGGACCCCCGGCCATGACTCGCGCGTGCAGCTCGCGCTTGAGCCCCATCCCGAAGAGGAGGACGGTGAGCAGGTAGACGGGCTCGATGAAGAAGAGCAGCGGCCCGCCGAGCGACAGGCCATGCGTCTTCTTCTCGAGGACGACGTGCGCGCCGACAACGAGCGCGAAGCGCGCCACCATGACCCCCACGGCGATGAAGGCGATGGTGGGGCCCGGCAGGTGTCCCAGGGACAGGGCCGCGTTCAGCGTGGGGATGAGCGGAAGGCTCATCAAGAGCCCCGCCGTCCATTCCAAGGAGAACGCGTAGAGCGCCACCGCCAGGACCAGGACATGCGCCGCGGAGAGCGTCAGGTCCCCCATCGGGACGCGCAGCAAGCCGAGCGGTACGAGCAGGGCGAAGATGAACATGTAGGCGCCCACGAAGTGCACGGCGCGGCTCGCGCGGTTCTCGTGCAGGGGCATCCAGGCGCGCAGCTTGTCAGCGAAGCTCATGGGTTCAGGCGCGGGCCGGCGTCGCGTTCTGGGGCTGCGGCTTGAGGACGTAGTCGCCGAAGAGGACCGCGACGAAGAACAGCGGGCCCACCAGCGCGTGCACCAGGTTGGTGAGGAAGGACGGCGACTTCTTCTCCCAGACGGAGTGCCCCGCCAGCTGGATGAGCCAGCCGAACGCGGCGATGGCCACCACGCTCCAGACGGGCATCATCCGGCCCAGGGGGAAGCACGCCGCCATGAAGGCGACGACGACGAGGCCCAGCTTGACGTCCGCGCGCAGGTACCAGATGGCTGCCAGGGCCCACACCACCATGCCCAGCGTCAGCACGCCCCCGGGCAGCACGGGGAGGGCCACCAGCTTCACCCAGTCGAGCATCGTGACGATGTGCAGGACGATGACCGGAATCGCCACCTTGTGCGTCAGCCGGTTGATGGGGTGCTGGTGCGACGAGTAGTACTCATCGAAGAGGGCGGTGATGGGAGCCTTGAGCATGGCGTCCTCCGAACGGACAGCGGGGCATGGGGAAGTTAGGTGATGTCGCGCCAGGTGTCCTGGCGGCACGCGCCAATCTCCTGACCTGGGACGCCACCTTGCCCCCGCACGTCGAGGCTCAGGGCCGCTCGGCGCTCTCCCGCCAGACGCGCGGCGTCATCCCCGTCCAGCGCTTGAAGGCCCGGTCGAACGTGCTCAGCTCCGAGTAGCCCAGGAGGAAGGCCACCTGGCTGACGCCCAGGCTGGCGTCGCGCAGGTACTGGAAGGCGAGCTCCCGCCGCACCGCGTCGACCTCGTCCTGGAAGGACGTGCCCAGCTCGGTGAGCCGGCGCTGGAGGGTGCGCGGGCTGACGTGGAGTCCCTTGGCCACCGTGCCCACGGGGGGCGGACCTTCCTGGAGCGACGCGCGGATGCCCGTCCTCACGGCCCGCACGAACTCCGGCGCGTCGTCGGGCGGAGTCTGAGGCGAGGAGACACCGCCGCGCGCCGCATGCTCCAGCACGGAGAGGAGCGCGGGGTCCGCGCCCACCACGCGCAAGTCCAACGTGGTCGCCTCCAGCGTGAGCGCGTTGCGTCCGCCGCCGAAGGTCGGTGTGACTCCGAAGTGCTCCACCAGCGGGGTGATGTCCGGAGGCGCGGGGTGGGCGAAGGCCACGGCGCGCGGATTCCAGGCGCGCTCGGTGAGCTGCCGGCCCACGTGGGTGAAGAGGGCCAGCCCGTACTCACTCGCGTGGCGGCCGTACGCGAGAGGCTCGCCGGGGATGCCGTAGGCGAACGTCCCGCCGCCCTCCGCGTCGTCGGTGAAGGACGCGCGCCACGCGGGCTCGAGCAGGGCCATGTACCGCGCGAGGGCTCGGAAGGTATCGCGCACCGTGGGCGACGCGCGGGCGATGTACTCGACGAGCCCGTAGTTGCCGCGAGGCACGCGCTGGGCCACGTGCAGGCCCAGGAAGGCATCCCCCGAGAGGGCTTCCGCCGCGTCCAGGAAGGCATGCAGCGTGGAGAGCGGGAGGCTCACTTCCGGGAGCGAGCCCGCGTCGCTCGGCAGGCCGAAGCGCTCCACCAGGGACGCCGGCTCCCGGCCCGTCGCGCGCAGGTACGCGAGGAGCGGACCCACGAGCTGGGAGCGGACCTCGTCCGGGGGCTTGAGCGGGGGTTGAGAGGGCGGGGGC
Encoded here:
- a CDS encoding HEAT repeat domain-containing protein, with translation MPARLAQLLVSRTLLSQEKAGELLRHQQAQGGHLDTVLLEQGLSSEADVLSLLGDVSGFRPVNLVDFEPNAEVASFIPPKIAERLCVVPLSLDGQTLHVACAYPVPKKELDEVGFLLGKPLELWVATEIRIREWISTIYRQPLAPRFIQLVAALDPEQQLPVTPPPPPPPEESLTVEMVERLAQSVAKEPVASEVRSAARPEQRDPQRPPPPPPPDTAAAPPPAFVRAPLRLNMPGGSQPSRPDTSRPAQPPVLTATPAHASMPGASAETAQSASRAVGTGSAQGAASTTQAPPSGAARVAATGAAQPPAHSAATSATQPGATSSTQQRTPGATGGAQPSGHGATGTGQQPLHGATGSAQHSPYGATGSAQPGSHGATGSAQPSSHGATGSAQSAPYGTTGSAQPSSHGATGSTQSAPYGATGSAQPASHGATGSAQSAPYGATGSAQPGSHGATGSAQHAPRGTTGSSQPPSHAATGSAPQPPHGTAGAAPQAQHTGATGAAQHGAAGTTQQPGMTGAAQHGAMGSASASASRTVAANTAHGTQPATSPAQRTSPQPSASAPRPGAQDTSPAPSVWPPASPAQPGLPPQIWPPGPPSASATHEAPTPSTLRFGTSGTTNAPQRSNEPAFIVFPNPGKANTPAPGRARSTEPEARPPPSSTNQDVPDWTLAQARAALKESTKDRDKLMDVALRFGRRTFDYVAAFAVLRGAAVGWEARGDGMSGEQLAQVSVPLDASSVFRTVAVTRGSYAGPLSPDALTRHYLELFGRQTPRTVFLYPVEVKGRLVAILYGDCGQKPMSQRRLSDYILFCQDLASAFQELILFRKQRLSAPRSPEEDISIDVDVPVATAPAPAPAVVAGLGWSPFFGRGGSGTVGRAAALPPRAQSQEERPPPDFAPLLRRLTGPDAAQRSSAMVELARSPEASARVLAQHFPGPTAWSRLPVVELPEADELGPIPAAMSRLGRPAAQALSPLLDSHDADTRYFALLTAGNLPYVELVDGVLRGLFDLEPDISSAARVASAALKQLPRLDSAMRELRQELNSRDMMRRALAARALGTLHDRDAVEGLIQLTRSEDEMCAQAAAEALREVTRMPLGLSPKQWAAWWAENRSRRRADWLITALRHRELDVRLAAIEELSRALNDTLGYYADAPESEREGAVRRWEAAAVAPANARRLGLL
- a CDS encoding RDD family protein, translating into MSKCMKCGALLPPVGDCPACAKAAAQTTLPGVPSFLDRDLMIDRRAPGRAEGPAFAERSPAPPPAVAPLAGPLPPPAEPRVATPRNAPGIARPTPPGMTPAARPASGQPAWAQAQPQAPGGSGFPLNVPPPPASVQPSLSPMTPAYGTPSAARARAAAGPALPVVGPESVSPVADTLPGTPFTEPKAPAPSGLPRMGPAGHLQAAASGLPHAAGSAQQHAASGLPHAAGSAPSHAAAGLPHAAGSQPHAASGLPQAVGSQPRATSGLPQAVGSQPHAASGLPQAAGSAQQHAAASGQQRMAASGQQHVGGSGLPHAAASGQQRMGTPAQPQMPTSAQPHAATSGLPHMPSSGPSHLAASEGQHPAASSTGLPRMAPASGQPPMAAAPGQAPLSAALPGVARTESAASGLPQMAQAPSSHLHLEADSSGLPPMEPLDPASFSLPPLQSVAPAPGLPVMEQATPRAEKPRPQAAPSRSQPGVAEVHARPASLWRRLLSFSIDTAAIGGVAALYITLASSVTGVKSPEAGLSGLDGFVAWLRALHTVLLPGFFLVLLLALVYCAVAAFLWNGRTLGRLLLGLRLVDTHGLAPAPGRAIVRAMLSSVSFVLFLGGFWMALFDRRGQTLHDKLTSTFVVQPS
- a CDS encoding GlsB/YeaQ/YmgE family stress response membrane protein, coding for MGIIAFIIVGFIAGLIARAILPGKQSMGLMATTLLGMVGSLLGGLVGSLFSRDGRLFELRPAGLIMSVVGAIVVLLIVGAVGRRRVHA
- a CDS encoding 16S rRNA (uracil(1498)-N(3))-methyltransferase is translated as MVRLFVPIPDPAPAEVALTGDRRHYVIHVLRLGEGDALEVFDGQGRSFVSRVVGVDPQTVRVELGPVRQAPARRAVSVLQGLPKGDKLEWVLQKGTELGAAAFLPVDTVRSVVKLEPRRAQERTARWTKIVEEAARQCRRDDVPRVESPLPLTAAARGLAPGTVVLVLDEEESAVPLGEAFRAAGAGTPVALVVGPEGGLAREEVEALKALGARAVTLGARILRTETAALAALAVMMHLDGDLG
- a CDS encoding Mpo1-like protein, encoding MSFADKLRAWMPLHENRASRAVHFVGAYMFIFALLVPLGLLRVPMGDLTLSAAHVLVLAVALYAFSLEWTAGLLMSLPLIPTLNAALSLGHLPGPTIAFIAVGVMVARFALVVGAHVVLEKKTHGLSLGGPLLFFIEPVYLLTVLLFGMGLKRELHARVMAGGPPAAPLAT
- a CDS encoding DUF962 domain-containing protein; amino-acid sequence: MLKAPITALFDEYYSSHQHPINRLTHKVAIPVIVLHIVTMLDWVKLVALPVLPGGVLTLGMVVWALAAIWYLRADVKLGLVVVAFMAACFPLGRMMPVWSVVAIAAFGWLIQLAGHSVWEKKSPSFLTNLVHALVGPLFFVAVLFGDYVLKPQPQNATPARA
- a CDS encoding AraC family transcriptional regulator, which codes for MGPLLAYLRATGREPASLVERFGLPSDAGSLPEVSLPLSTLHAFLDAAEALSGDAFLGLHVAQRVPRGNYGLVEYIARASPTVRDTFRALARYMALLEPAWRASFTDDAEGGGTFAYGIPGEPLAYGRHASEYGLALFTHVGRQLTERAWNPRAVAFAHPAPPDITPLVEHFGVTPTFGGGRNALTLEATTLDLRVVGADPALLSVLEHAARGGVSSPQTPPDDAPEFVRAVRTGIRASLQEGPPPVGTVAKGLHVSPRTLQRRLTELGTSFQDEVDAVRRELAFQYLRDASLGVSQVAFLLGYSELSTFDRAFKRWTGMTPRVWRESAERP